In Deferribacter desulfuricans SSM1, the following are encoded in one genomic region:
- a CDS encoding ATP-binding protein, translating into MNCKKFVLIFLIFFVIFVNVGFTNDKVLTVGVWNNPNLSIIKDSEISGFVVDIFKYIAEKNDIKYKFVAGKWANLYSDLVNGEIDVLIPIAYSDTRLKYMKFTDYNYPVFMNWGVIISKSKNIKTITDLKGKRIAIVKNDIFYTGTFGMETYLKLYNIDYKPVSVSSYEEVLNLVKSGDVDAGLIARNFYNYINDRSIYETFLAFQPVRIVFAFNKKINDNIVNLFDKELQNLINDKSSIYYVKYNHYFHNGSLHKKYVIVIYLALIITSILFLLIVILRKIIKDRTSKLIDINKRLTTILSATPDLILLIAEDGEYLEVLTSNEELLADFRDNLLGKKVKDVIQGSVADKIMNIIQKALDTNEIQIFRYELDVIGGKRFFEGRVKPIDLGYKKRTVLWYAIDITETEKILRELQVEKEKLNSILKSVSEGVVVIDRNKKIIFANKSACEILEIDECVGKSFDDVIRLYKDEERVFLPLDDIFNKGINFEIGKDYKIKTSKNNEKYIDDSLSPLFDSESKIAGAVFVFADITDKMIYEREVLKSDKIDTLGRFAAGLAHDFNNYLSIIKNYNYLILQKENLDDEIMSIAKNIDATIEKSIGITKQLLTFAKGGEPVKELIDLNEVIKEAISLSLSGTGIQYNINFEDDKFIVYADKGQIVQVFVNLFVNAKDAMQNNGKIEVNIRNISLQKENILNLSPGEYVEIRVRDTGPGISEVLMSKIFDPYFTTKEHGNGLGLAICYSVLKRHGGTIYLNREYKNGAEFVILLQKVKEVKTQVFKNENIIETDKKLKILYMDDEYMLRDSFKILLESMGHEVITVSKGEEAIEAIKKDNFDVIILDLTIVGGMGGVDTAKEIRKIKPDAYIVVTSGYSDTGAVANYSDFGFDNYFLKPFKVEELKKILSESIKR; encoded by the coding sequence ATGAATTGTAAAAAATTTGTTTTAATTTTTTTAATCTTCTTTGTTATTTTCGTGAATGTTGGTTTTACTAATGACAAAGTATTAACCGTTGGGGTATGGAACAATCCAAATCTATCAATAATAAAAGATAGTGAGATATCTGGTTTTGTCGTTGATATTTTTAAGTATATAGCAGAAAAAAATGATATTAAATATAAATTTGTTGCTGGAAAATGGGCTAATCTTTATAGCGATTTAGTAAATGGTGAGATAGATGTATTAATTCCAATTGCATATTCAGATACAAGACTAAAATATATGAAATTTACTGACTACAACTATCCTGTTTTTATGAATTGGGGAGTTATTATTTCAAAATCTAAGAATATCAAAACAATAACAGATTTAAAGGGCAAAAGAATAGCTATTGTTAAAAATGATATTTTTTATACTGGCACTTTTGGTATGGAAACTTATTTAAAGCTTTACAACATTGATTATAAACCTGTTAGTGTGTCAAGTTATGAAGAAGTCTTAAATTTAGTAAAAAGTGGTGATGTGGATGCAGGGCTTATTGCTAGAAATTTTTATAACTATATAAATGATAGAAGTATTTATGAAACATTTTTAGCGTTTCAACCAGTTAGAATCGTTTTTGCTTTTAATAAAAAAATTAATGATAACATTGTTAATTTATTTGATAAAGAATTGCAAAATCTTATTAATGATAAAAGTTCAATTTATTATGTAAAATACAATCATTATTTTCATAATGGCAGCTTACATAAAAAATATGTGATAGTAATATATTTAGCATTAATAATTACTTCTATTTTGTTTTTATTAATTGTCATTTTGCGCAAGATTATAAAAGATAGAACATCAAAGTTAATAGATATTAACAAAAGGCTTACTACCATTTTGTCCGCTACCCCAGATTTGATTTTATTAATTGCAGAAGATGGCGAATACCTAGAAGTATTAACAAGTAATGAAGAGTTATTGGCTGATTTTAGAGATAATTTGTTGGGTAAAAAGGTAAAGGATGTAATACAAGGTAGTGTAGCTGATAAAATTATGAATATTATACAAAAGGCATTGGATACTAATGAAATACAGATATTTAGATATGAGTTGGATGTAATTGGGGGTAAAAGGTTTTTTGAAGGCAGAGTAAAACCGATAGATTTGGGTTATAAAAAAAGAACTGTATTGTGGTATGCAATTGATATTACAGAAACAGAAAAAATCTTGAGAGAACTTCAAGTTGAGAAGGAAAAATTAAATTCTATTTTAAAGTCGGTATCAGAAGGTGTTGTAGTTATTGATAGAAATAAAAAGATAATATTTGCAAATAAAAGCGCCTGTGAAATCTTGGAAATTGATGAATGTGTTGGTAAATCGTTTGATGATGTAATAAGGTTATATAAAGATGAAGAGAGGGTTTTTCTACCTCTTGATGATATCTTTAATAAAGGTATCAATTTTGAAATTGGGAAAGATTATAAAATCAAAACTTCTAAAAACAATGAAAAATATATTGACGATAGTTTGTCGCCACTTTTTGATTCTGAGAGTAAAATAGCAGGGGCAGTTTTTGTTTTTGCAGATATTACGGACAAAATGATATATGAAAGAGAAGTCTTAAAATCTGATAAAATAGATACTTTAGGTAGGTTTGCAGCTGGACTGGCTCACGATTTTAATAATTATTTATCCATAATAAAAAATTATAATTATTTGATTTTGCAAAAAGAAAACTTGGATGATGAGATAATGAGTATTGCAAAAAATATTGATGCAACTATTGAAAAAAGTATAGGTATTACAAAACAACTTTTAACATTTGCAAAAGGTGGAGAGCCGGTCAAAGAGTTGATTGACCTGAATGAAGTGATTAAAGAGGCTATAAGTTTATCTCTTAGTGGTACAGGTATTCAATACAATATAAATTTTGAAGATGATAAATTTATTGTTTATGCTGATAAAGGTCAGATTGTGCAGGTTTTTGTCAATTTGTTTGTCAATGCAAAAGATGCTATGCAAAATAATGGTAAAATAGAAGTAAATATAAGAAATATTTCATTGCAAAAAGAGAATATTCTAAATTTATCACCTGGCGAATATGTTGAAATAAGGGTTAGGGATACTGGGCCTGGAATCAGTGAAGTGTTAATGAGTAAAATTTTTGATCCTTATTTTACAACAAAAGAGCATGGTAATGGGCTCGGTTTGGCTATTTGTTATTCCGTTTTGAAAAGACATGGTGGCACAATTTATTTAAACAGAGAATATAAAAACGGAGCTGAGTTTGTAATACTTTTGCAAAAGGTTAAAGAAGTAAAAACCCAAGTGTTTAAGAATGAAAATATTATTGAAACGGACAAAAAGTTAAAAATACTTTATATGGATGATGAATATATGTTAAGAGATTCTTTTAAGATTTTATTAGAAAGTATGGGGCATGAAGTAATTACTGTTTCAAAAGGGGAAGAAGCTATTGAGGCAATAAAAAAAGATAATTTTGATGTAATTATTCTTGATTTGACCATTGTGGGAGGTATGGGAGGAGTAGATACAGCAAAGGAGATAAGAAAAATAAAGCCTGATGCATATATTGTGGTGACAAGTGGTTATTCTGATACTGGAGCAGTTGCAAATTATAGTGATTTTGGCTTTGATAACTATTTTTTAAAACCTTTTAAAGTAGAAGAGTTAAAAAAGATACTTTCTGAATCAATAAAAAGATAA
- a CDS encoding nitroreductase family protein: protein MIEILRKRRSVRQFLDKEIEKEKIDILKEAVLRSPSSRGINPWEFIFVTDKELLEKLSKAKKHGSAFLKNAKLGVLVIADTRKSDVCIEDCSIAAITLQYVAESLGLGSCWAQIRLREHNDNISAEEYVRNLFVLPDYYLIECIIGIGYPKNKPQGHDYSTLQFEKIHTNGFKND, encoded by the coding sequence ATGATAGAGATTTTAAGAAAAAGAAGAAGTGTTAGACAATTTTTAGACAAAGAAATTGAAAAAGAGAAAATCGATATTTTAAAAGAAGCAGTTTTAAGATCACCCTCTTCAAGAGGGATTAACCCATGGGAATTTATCTTTGTAACTGATAAAGAATTATTAGAAAAATTATCAAAAGCAAAAAAACATGGTTCTGCTTTTTTAAAAAATGCCAAGTTAGGTGTTTTGGTAATAGCTGATACAAGGAAATCTGATGTATGTATAGAAGATTGCTCAATAGCAGCAATTACTCTGCAGTATGTTGCAGAATCTTTAGGATTAGGTAGTTGCTGGGCACAAATCAGATTAAGGGAACACAACGATAATATCAGTGCAGAAGAATATGTAAGAAATCTTTTCGTTTTACCTGATTATTATTTGATAGAATGTATAATTGGTATTGGTTATCCAAAAAATAAACCACAAGGGCATGACTATTCCACATTACAGTTTGAAAAAATACATACAAATGGATTTAAAAATGATTAA
- a CDS encoding thioredoxin domain-containing protein: MDLKMIKNELSKSKSRYLQQHKNNPVAWQIWSDETLKLAKEVNKPLFISIGYSSCHWCHVMAHESFEDEETANFLNNHFIPIKIDKEEYPEIDKKYQFYIQLIKQQGGWPLSVFATPEGDPFYAGTYFPKEEKYGLPSFMNILSQINKIYTENYNQIEESVSKYKDAIAQFYKIDKIDIRNLDLNSFTKNISDLLDFENGGLKGRNKFPNIPYLNFLLDYHFDEFADFLIKTARKIAFSGLYDHINGGFFRYCVDENWSYPHFEKMLYDNALNTIFLIKLYDKVKDPLFYHISRKTIDFILETFNTEYGLISSMDADSLDESNQMVEGYFYHLDENLLNIIPQDLKKYIVSKNGFIYLNDKTDYETYKKLEIYFDKISLQNQKIEPEKDNKVICSWNMLFVNALLTYAEVTGEEYYFNHAINLFNKIKTFLLSKEHIYRINYGDEIFKHETLEDYSYSINALLKLYEMTKEKDFLYYADAITKKALEKFTDDNYIYLDKNKSILDTFDDAMYSPVGLMGINLLILSKYTSINQNSKIYSFLIDRAVKFPTGHPTILTFIRRLVDDN; the protein is encoded by the coding sequence ATGGATTTAAAAATGATTAAAAATGAATTATCAAAATCAAAAAGTAGATACTTGCAACAGCATAAAAATAACCCTGTAGCATGGCAAATATGGTCAGATGAAACATTGAAATTAGCTAAAGAAGTTAATAAACCTCTTTTTATAAGCATAGGGTATTCATCATGTCACTGGTGTCATGTAATGGCTCACGAATCTTTTGAAGATGAAGAAACAGCAAATTTTCTAAATAACCATTTTATTCCAATAAAAATTGACAAAGAGGAATATCCAGAAATTGATAAAAAATACCAATTTTATATACAACTTATAAAACAACAAGGAGGATGGCCTCTATCAGTATTTGCTACACCAGAAGGTGACCCTTTTTATGCTGGAACATACTTTCCAAAAGAAGAAAAATACGGTTTACCATCTTTTATGAATATTTTGAGTCAAATCAACAAAATTTATACAGAAAATTATAATCAAATTGAGGAATCGGTTTCAAAATACAAAGATGCAATTGCACAGTTTTATAAAATAGACAAAATCGATATTAGAAATTTAGATTTAAATTCTTTTACAAAAAATATTTCAGACTTGTTAGATTTTGAAAATGGTGGACTCAAAGGTAGAAACAAATTTCCAAACATCCCCTATCTAAACTTTTTATTAGATTATCATTTTGATGAATTTGCAGATTTTTTAATAAAAACAGCTAGGAAAATAGCTTTTTCAGGTCTTTATGACCATATCAATGGTGGATTTTTTAGATATTGTGTAGATGAAAACTGGAGTTATCCACATTTTGAAAAAATGCTTTATGATAATGCCTTAAATACAATCTTTTTAATAAAACTTTATGACAAAGTAAAAGATCCTCTTTTTTACCACATATCAAGAAAAACAATAGATTTTATACTTGAAACTTTTAATACAGAATATGGACTTATATCTTCAATGGACGCTGACTCTTTAGATGAAAGTAATCAAATGGTAGAAGGTTACTTTTATCATCTGGATGAAAATTTATTAAATATAATACCTCAAGATTTAAAAAAATATATAGTATCTAAAAACGGTTTTATATACCTAAACGATAAAACTGATTATGAAACATACAAAAAACTTGAAATCTATTTTGATAAAATTTCGCTACAAAATCAAAAAATTGAACCAGAAAAAGACAATAAAGTTATCTGTAGCTGGAATATGTTATTTGTAAATGCTTTACTAACCTATGCAGAAGTTACTGGTGAAGAGTACTATTTTAACCACGCAATCAATCTTTTTAATAAAATAAAAACATTTTTACTTTCAAAAGAGCACATATATAGAATAAATTATGGCGATGAAATATTCAAACATGAGACATTAGAGGATTATTCTTACTCAATAAATGCATTATTAAAATTGTATGAAATGACAAAAGAAAAAGATTTTCTATATTATGCTGATGCTATTACAAAAAAAGCTTTAGAAAAATTTACAGATGATAATTATATTTACCTAGATAAAAACAAATCGATCTTAGATACTTTCGACGATGCAATGTATTCACCAGTTGGTTTAATGGGGATAAATTTACTCATTTTATCAAAATACACATCCATCAATCAAAACTCAAAAATTTACAGTTTCTTAATTGATAGAGCAGTTAAATTTCCTACTGGACATCCAACAATATTAACTTTCATAAGGAGGTTAGTAGATGATAACTAA
- a CDS encoding DUF1858 domain-containing protein, giving the protein MITKETTIEELVNKKPKSVEYMSKKGIICVKCGEPIWGTIYEVCKDKGFNDQEIEEIVKELNNL; this is encoded by the coding sequence ATGATAACTAAAGAAACAACTATTGAAGAGCTCGTTAACAAAAAGCCAAAATCAGTGGAATATATGTCTAAAAAAGGGATAATCTGCGTAAAGTGTGGTGAGCCAATCTGGGGCACAATTTACGAAGTATGCAAAGATAAAGGATTTAACGACCAAGAAATAGAAGAGATAGTCAAAGAATTAAATAATTTATAA
- the bioD gene encoding dethiobiotin synthase → MSKKVLILGTNTEVGKTYFSAEYCKYLISKREKVVYLKIVQTGYPKDDDAKFIANYAKIDEKYCFSIVRAEPPVAPASVFEKFPLIKVKDTVKKYEDVDVMILETAGGICSPLDKSLLNYHLINELNVDEVILVVPDKLGCISDALVADYLLKNEGVEYKIAFNEYFKQSELQKNFEMINHFTGGKIKIIFDQDKLLFE, encoded by the coding sequence GTGAGTAAGAAGGTTTTAATTCTTGGGACTAATACTGAGGTGGGTAAAACATATTTTTCAGCAGAATATTGTAAGTATTTAATTTCAAAAAGGGAGAAAGTTGTTTATTTAAAAATTGTTCAGACTGGATATCCAAAGGATGATGATGCTAAATTTATAGCAAATTATGCAAAAATAGATGAAAAATATTGTTTTTCTATTGTAAGAGCAGAGCCTCCTGTGGCTCCTGCATCGGTGTTTGAAAAGTTCCCTTTGATAAAAGTAAAAGATACTGTTAAAAAATACGAAGATGTTGATGTTATGATTTTAGAGACAGCTGGGGGGATTTGTTCCCCTCTTGATAAGAGCTTATTAAATTATCATCTTATCAATGAGTTAAATGTGGATGAGGTAATTTTAGTGGTGCCTGATAAACTTGGGTGTATAAGTGATGCACTTGTAGCTGATTATTTGTTAAAAAATGAGGGGGTCGAGTATAAAATTGCTTTCAATGAGTATTTTAAACAATCTGAATTGCAAAAAAACTTTGAAATGATAAATCACTTTACAGGTGGGAAAATAAAAATAATTTTTGATCAGGATAAATTGCTATTTGAATAA
- the bioA gene encoding adenosylmethionine--8-amino-7-oxononanoate transaminase → MKDYPIWHPCTQMKDHEKYPLIKIVKGKGVYLYDDKGNSYIDAISSWWVNILGHSNERLNNVLKEQVEKLEHVIFANFVHDPALKLSEKLLKIVPDGLRKIFFADNGSSAIEVAMKMSFAYFKNNGVIKPKFIYLDSGYHGETLGALSVCGEELYAEMYKEIMIENIRVKGPDCYRCPFGKSREECNAECFIYVEEAIKKNKDVVSAVLIEPIVQCAGGFKIYPEIYLKKLRDITRENNIHLIADEIAVGFGRTGKMFACEHAGITPDFMTLSKGITGGYIPLSVVLTTDEVYDAFYSDYCVLKAFLHSHSYTGNPLACSLAVEVLNIFEEENLLEKNKEKYEYLYQKVLEYFSGYKYCGEVRSKGFITAVELVEDRKSKKSFDWKKRVGFQIYRKSLTKGALLRNLGDIIYFMPPYIISFDEIDKLVQIAYESTIEVLGE, encoded by the coding sequence GTGAAAGATTACCCAATCTGGCATCCATGCACTCAGATGAAAGATCATGAAAAATACCCTCTAATAAAAATTGTAAAAGGCAAAGGTGTTTATCTGTATGATGATAAAGGGAACAGTTATATTGATGCAATTTCTTCATGGTGGGTGAATATTTTGGGACATTCCAATGAAAGATTAAATAATGTTTTAAAAGAGCAGGTGGAAAAGTTGGAGCATGTAATTTTTGCAAATTTTGTACATGATCCAGCCTTAAAGTTATCTGAAAAGCTTTTAAAAATTGTTCCAGATGGTTTAAGAAAAATATTTTTTGCAGACAACGGTTCTTCAGCTATCGAAGTAGCCATGAAAATGAGTTTTGCATACTTTAAAAACAATGGGGTGATTAAACCAAAATTTATTTATCTTGATTCTGGCTATCATGGGGAAACACTTGGAGCCCTTTCTGTCTGTGGGGAAGAGCTTTATGCAGAAATGTATAAAGAGATAATGATAGAAAATATTAGAGTAAAAGGGCCTGATTGTTATAGATGTCCATTTGGGAAAAGTAGAGAAGAATGTAATGCAGAATGTTTTATATACGTGGAAGAAGCTATCAAAAAAAATAAAGATGTAGTTTCTGCAGTATTAATAGAGCCAATTGTTCAGTGTGCTGGAGGTTTTAAGATATATCCAGAAATCTATTTGAAAAAATTAAGAGATATTACAAGAGAGAATAATATTCATTTGATTGCTGATGAAATTGCTGTTGGTTTTGGTAGGACTGGGAAAATGTTTGCATGCGAACATGCAGGGATTACTCCAGATTTCATGACACTTTCTAAAGGTATTACAGGTGGATATATCCCTTTGTCAGTAGTATTGACAACTGATGAGGTATATGACGCTTTTTATTCAGATTATTGTGTTTTAAAAGCTTTCCTGCATTCTCATAGCTATACGGGAAATCCTCTTGCATGCTCTTTAGCGGTGGAAGTTTTAAATATATTTGAAGAGGAAAATTTATTGGAAAAGAATAAAGAAAAGTATGAATACCTTTATCAAAAGGTTTTAGAGTATTTTAGTGGGTATAAATATTGTGGCGAAGTGAGAAGTAAAGGGTTTATTACTGCTGTTGAGCTAGTAGAGGATAGAAAAAGTAAAAAAAGTTTTGATTGGAAAAAGAGGGTAGGCTTTCAAATATATAGAAAAAGTCTTACAAAGGGAGCGCTTTTGAGAAATCTTGGTGATATAATTTATTTTATGCCACCTTATATTATAAGTTTTGATGAAATAGATAAGCTTGTTCAAATTGCTTATGAGTCTACAATAGAGGTGCTTGGTGAGTAA
- the bioB gene encoding biotin synthase BioB, which yields MIDNIYKKAINKESFKDFEIDYLINFNDIKTLTKYSKQIKEHFFGNKFQFCSIINAKSGLCSEDCKFCAQSSHYNTNAPVYDFIDLKKIEQRATEYKKYGIRRFSIVTSGKTLEQQDIEKLIEGVKIIKKIGLVPDISVGILDKKTLLRLKEAGLSGFHHNLETSRSYFNNVCTTHDYEEDVKCVKDAVELGFFVCSGGIFGIGESWEHRVELALTLKELNVDSVPINFLNPIPGTPYENIPILSEDEALKIIAIYRFILPDKQIRVCGGRNVVFSKTTKQKLLNSGLFGIMVGDYLTVSGFDIESDIEDINANNLKLI from the coding sequence ATGATTGATAATATTTATAAAAAAGCAATAAACAAAGAATCATTTAAAGATTTCGAGATTGATTATCTTATCAACTTTAATGATATAAAAACCCTTACCAAATACTCAAAACAGATAAAAGAACACTTTTTCGGGAATAAATTTCAATTTTGCTCAATAATTAATGCTAAAAGTGGTCTTTGCAGTGAAGATTGCAAATTTTGTGCTCAATCAAGCCATTATAATACAAACGCACCAGTTTATGATTTTATCGATTTAAAAAAGATCGAGCAAAGAGCAACAGAGTATAAAAAATATGGTATCAGAAGATTCTCCATAGTTACTAGTGGAAAAACACTTGAGCAACAAGATATAGAAAAGCTTATTGAAGGTGTAAAGATAATTAAAAAAATAGGCTTAGTTCCAGATATTTCTGTTGGAATTTTAGATAAAAAGACTTTACTAAGATTAAAAGAAGCTGGATTATCCGGTTTCCATCACAATCTGGAAACATCAAGAAGCTATTTTAATAATGTCTGCACTACTCATGATTATGAAGAAGATGTTAAATGTGTTAAAGATGCAGTAGAGTTAGGCTTTTTTGTCTGTAGTGGTGGGATTTTTGGAATTGGTGAAAGCTGGGAGCATAGGGTTGAGCTAGCACTCACTTTAAAAGAATTAAATGTGGATTCTGTGCCAATTAACTTTTTAAACCCAATCCCTGGAACACCCTATGAAAACATCCCAATTTTATCTGAAGATGAAGCTTTAAAAATTATAGCAATTTATAGATTTATTTTACCAGATAAACAAATTAGAGTTTGTGGTGGTAGGAATGTAGTTTTTAGCAAAACTACAAAACAAAAGCTTTTAAACAGTGGACTTTTTGGCATTATGGTTGGTGATTATTTAACTGTGTCAGGATTTGATATAGAATCTGATATAGAAGATATAAATGCAAACAATCTTAAACTTATATGA
- the bioF gene encoding 8-amino-7-oxononanoate synthase → MNYKVYFKNYLEKLKDENLYREIPLFDKGDSKYIEIKNKKLLNLASNNYLGLSNKKEIKEGAIKAIKKYGCSSSASRIVTGNFLLYNELELGLAKFKGYEAALIFNTGYVANLSIISAICDKNWVIFSDKLNHASIIDGTLLSKAKHERFRHLDYEHLETILKRYNKDVKKLIITDTVFSMDGDVADLEKIVKLAKDYNALVMIDEAHATGIFGKGRGLAHELGLEKEIDINMGTFSKGLGSFGAYVCCNKSIKDYLVNKARGFIFSTSLPPAVIGANLAAIKFIKENYQLGERLIEISKKLRKKLNEIGFNTLNSSTQIIPIIIGNREKLQIAKDFLIESGLYVAAIRPPTVPIGTDRLRLSLRADLTDDELELIVEGFRKLKERI, encoded by the coding sequence ATGAATTATAAAGTATATTTTAAAAATTATTTAGAAAAATTAAAAGATGAAAATCTTTATAGGGAAATTCCACTTTTTGATAAAGGGGATTCAAAATACATTGAAATAAAAAATAAAAAATTACTTAATCTAGCATCAAACAACTATTTAGGCCTTTCAAACAAAAAAGAGATAAAAGAAGGTGCGATTAAAGCTATTAAAAAATATGGGTGTTCTTCATCTGCCTCAAGAATAGTTACTGGTAATTTTTTACTTTACAATGAGCTAGAATTAGGACTTGCAAAATTTAAAGGTTATGAAGCTGCTTTAATATTTAATACAGGTTATGTTGCAAATCTGTCTATTATTTCTGCTATATGTGATAAAAATTGGGTAATATTTTCTGACAAACTCAATCATGCAAGCATTATAGATGGAACTCTTCTTTCAAAAGCAAAACATGAGCGTTTTAGACACTTAGATTATGAACACCTTGAAACTATTTTAAAAAGATACAACAAAGATGTAAAAAAATTGATAATCACAGACACTGTCTTTAGCATGGATGGTGATGTAGCTGATTTAGAAAAAATAGTAAAACTTGCAAAAGATTACAACGCTTTGGTAATGATTGATGAAGCCCATGCAACTGGTATCTTTGGCAAAGGGAGGGGCCTAGCTCATGAATTGGGGCTAGAAAAAGAGATAGATATTAATATGGGAACATTTAGCAAGGGGTTGGGATCTTTTGGTGCTTATGTTTGCTGTAATAAATCTATCAAAGATTATTTAGTAAACAAAGCAAGGGGGTTTATCTTTTCAACAAGTTTACCACCAGCTGTTATAGGAGCAAATTTAGCTGCTATTAAATTTATTAAAGAAAACTATCAGTTAGGTGAAAGATTAATAGAAATTTCAAAAAAACTTAGGAAAAAATTAAATGAAATAGGATTTAACACTTTAAACAGCTCGACCCAAATCATTCCAATCATAATTGGTAACAGAGAAAAGCTACAAATAGCAAAAGATTTTTTAATAGAAAGTGGCTTATATGTAGCAGCTATTAGGCCACCAACAGTTCCTATTGGCACAGATAGACTAAGACTTTCTCTTAGAGCTGATTTAACAGATGATGAGCTTGAGTTAATTGTAGAGGGGTTTAGAAAATTAAAAGAGAGGATTTGA
- a CDS encoding methyltransferase domain-containing protein — translation MKLQIKRYFDDSYKTYDNNADIQKIVAQELSDFITPTKCDNLLELGIGSGVFTTFLLEKINARSYFGLDLAYKMLISSKNKFKDFHLINGDIDTLPLKIEHFDIIASSSTLQWLEYPEKTINDLLNNLKKGAKCYFSIFLDGTFNEMKEVSKITKFGSIYSLKNAEFYKNIFNRKDIYLKFFEKKYVLFYNSVIDFLKTHKKTGARYTEKKAIAGKQSFLNFCRLYEELYKTEDSKIPVTYNILYIICEKR, via the coding sequence ATGAAACTTCAGATAAAAAGATACTTTGATGACTCATACAAAACCTATGACAACAATGCTGATATACAAAAAATCGTTGCTCAAGAATTAAGCGATTTTATTACGCCTACAAAATGTGATAACTTGCTTGAGCTTGGAATTGGTAGCGGTGTTTTCACGACTTTTTTATTAGAAAAAATAAATGCAAGAAGCTATTTTGGATTAGATTTAGCCTATAAAATGTTAATTTCCAGCAAAAACAAATTTAAAGATTTTCATCTGATAAATGGAGATATTGATACTCTGCCTTTAAAAATAGAACATTTTGATATCATTGCAAGTTCATCAACTCTTCAATGGTTGGAATATCCAGAAAAAACAATTAATGATTTACTAAACAATTTGAAAAAAGGGGCAAAATGCTATTTTTCCATTTTTTTAGATGGCACTTTCAATGAGATGAAAGAGGTAAGCAAAATTACAAAGTTTGGTTCAATTTATTCGCTAAAAAATGCAGAGTTTTATAAAAACATTTTCAACAGAAAAGATATTTATCTCAAATTTTTTGAAAAAAAGTATGTTTTATTTTATAACTCTGTAATTGACTTTCTAAAAACTCATAAAAAGACAGGTGCAAGATACACTGAAAAAAAAGCTATTGCAGGCAAACAATCCTTTTTAAACTTTTGCAGATTATATGAAGAATTATATAAAACAGAAGATTCTAAAATTCCTGTTACATACAATATATTATACATCATTTGCGAAAAAAGATGA